The proteins below come from a single Mya arenaria isolate MELC-2E11 chromosome 8, ASM2691426v1 genomic window:
- the LOC128244213 gene encoding beta-1,3-glucan-binding protein-like: MEKMLSITWVLISLLWLDEVSAKPTVLQMTQKLNRKVNGLEKAVANIEKMLEVISSQVSELIEDKDQLTDLLANISPGSGDQPDIDKDDSGLDRPTKRLVLRDDFNSLNLDNWDYEVSMYGGYNWEIQVYTRDVKNIFTTDGSLFIKPTLTADSYGEQYLHTGTMNVTEMWGTCTNAADYGCVRHGQNGLLPPVMSGKLMSKKTVTFGEVCVRARIPQGDWIWPAIWMLPRSNYYGEWPRSGEIDLMESRGNSEAKDTDGNDHGRNEIGSTLHWGPDAGQNKFYLTHGERDDGTFSTEMHTYCVDWTEDNITISVDGNQVMATGGNFWQKGGFSGSNIWSSGGNMAPFDQPFYLILNVAIAGKNGFFPDNWTYNSPKPWNNTSPTVPADFWSARDKWHPSWQGDNVAMEIDYVEMYEYVYN, from the exons ATggaaaaaatgttgtcaatcaCGTGGGTGTTGATAAGCCTCCTCTGGCTGGATGAAGTAAGCGCCAAACCGACAGTCCTCCAGATGACCCAGAAATTAAACCGGAAAGTGAATGGATTGGAGAAAGCAGTAGCGAACATTGAGAAAATG cTCGAGGTGATATCATCCCAGGTCAGTGAGTTGATCGAAGATAAGGACCAACTTACAGACTTGCTAGCAAACATTTCCCCTGGGTCAGGAGATCAGCCGGACATTGACA AGGATGACAGTGGGTTGGACCGACCTACAAAGCGTCTTGTGCTCAGGGACGACTTCAACTCCCTGAACCTCGACAACTGGGACTATGAGGTCTCCATGTATGGCGGATAT AACTGGGAGATCCAGGTCTACACCAGAGATGTAAAGAACATCTTCACAACGGACGGATCTCTTTTCATTAAGCCC ACCTTGACGGCGGACTCGTACGGCGAGCAGTACCTCCATACTGGTACCATGAACGTAACTG AAATGTGGGGCACCTGTACAAACGCAGCTGATTATGGGTGTGTCCGACACGGTCAAAACGGACTCCTCCCACCCGTCATGTCGGGAAAGCTGATGAGCAAAAAGACGGTCACATTTGGGGAGGTGTGCGTCCGTGCCCGTATCCCCCAGGGAGACTGGATCTGGCCTG CCATCTGGATGTTGCCCAGAAGCAACTACTACGGTGAATGGCCCAGGTCCGGGGAAATCGATCTCATGGAAAGCAGAG GGAACAGTGAAGCCAAAGACACCGACGGTAACGACCACGGAAGGAATGAGATCGGCTCCACATTGCATTGGGGCCCGGACGCCGGACAGAACAAATTTTACCTGACGCATGGGGAGAGGGACGATGGCACTTTCTCAACCGAAATGCACACATATTGTGTGGACTGGACGGAAGACAATATAACCATCTCCGTGGACGGAAACCAGGTCATGGCGACTGGAGGAAACTTCTGGCAGAAAGGTGGCTTTAGTGGCAGCAACATCTGGTCCAGTGGCGGAAATATGGCCCCCTTTGACCAGCCT ttttaccTCATACTGAATGTGGCCATCGCTGGCAAAAACGGGTTTTTCCCCGACAACTGGACGTATAATTCTCCGAAACCCTGGAATAATACCTCCCCGACGGTGCCAGCAGACTTCTGGAGCGCGCGTGACAAATGGCATCCGTCATGGCAAGGCGACAACGTTGCCATGGAAATCGATTATGTGGAGATGTATGAATAcgtatataattaa